In one Silene latifolia isolate original U9 population chromosome 10, ASM4854445v1, whole genome shotgun sequence genomic region, the following are encoded:
- the LOC141606017 gene encoding equilibrative nucleotide transporter 8, producing MVVMKNTEEQTIEQQQVKDTYKIAYILHFFLGAGNLLPWNAFITAIDYFARLYPTKNVERVFSVAYMSSSLLILLVLVVRHVSLSRAGVQARASSLRLRMNIGFSMFILAMMVAPTIDWTHCRSTMPYKSFLLTGVSVVVCGLADGLIGGSLIGFAGQLPKEYMQAVFAGTASSGVLVSILRVITKASLPENQQGLKTSTHFYFIVSAIILLICMICSNLLFTLPLIQNHYNQLNNQTNFPSTIKPKFRNTARKILGPTFGILSIYVVTLSIFPGFISDDNRKSRVLGDWYPILLIVVYNFSDLAGKSLTAVFIPSNKNIGKVIWACFGRVVFYPAFRVCLHGPRWLETDASIVFLTFMLGLTNGYLTSALMILAPKSVTVVEAETVAVVMAVALGLGLVGGSVLGWLWVI from the exons ATGGTAGTCATGAAAAATACAGAGGAACAAACTATTGAGCAACAACAAGTAAAAGACACATACAAAATAGCTTACATTCTCCATTTCTTCTTAGGAGCAGGAAATCTTCTCCCATGGAATGCCTTCATAACAGCAATCGACTATTTTGCCCGACTCTACCCAACAAAAAATGTCGAAAGAGTCTTTTCTGTCGCGTACATGTCCTCTTCATTGCTCATCCTGCTAGTCCTAGTAGTGAGACATGTATCACTATCTCGAGCTGGTGTTCAAGCTCGAGCGAGTAGCCTTAGACTTAGAATGAACATTGGGTTTTCAATGTTCATTTTGGCTATGATGGTAGCTCCTACTATTGATTGGACTCATTGTAGGTCTACTATGCCGTATAAGAGCTTCTTACTGACTGGAGTCTCAGTCGTGGTGTGTGGTTTAGCCGATGGGTTGATCGGAGGAAGCTTAATTGGGTTTGCTGGTCAATTGCCTAAGGAGTATATGCAAGCTGTTTTTGCTGGAACTGCTTCCTCAG GGGTTCTAGTATCAATACTAAGGGTCATAACAAAGGCATCCCTTCCAGAAAACCAACAAGGTCTAAAAACAAGCACTCATTTCTACTTCATAGTTAGTGCAATAATCCTACTAATATGCATGATCTGCAGCAACCTGTTATTCACATTACCACTAATCCAAAACCACTACAATCAactaaacaatcaaacaaacttcCCATCAACAATCAAGCCCAAATTCCGTAACACTGCTCGGAAAATCCTCGGTCCAACATTCGGAATTCTGTCAATTTATGTCGTAACCCTGTCAATTTTCCCGGGATTTATCTCAGACGACAATAGAAAATCCCGGGTGCTAGGTGATTGGTACCCTATTTTGCTCATAGTAGTCTACAACTTTTCCGACCTTGCGGGGAAATCATTGACGGCCGTCTTTATACCGAGCAATAAGAATATAGGGAAGGTTATATGGGCATGCTTTGGAAGAGTTGTGTTCTACCCTGCATTTAGAGTATGCCTTCATGGACCAAGGTGGCTTGAAACTGATGCATCGATCGTGTTTTTGACATTCATGCTCGGTCTAACCAACGGGTACCTAACAAGCGCGCTTATGATACTAGCGCCTAAATCAGTGACTGTGGTGGAGGCTGAGACTGTGGCAGTTGTCATGGCGGTGGCCCTTGGGTTGGGACTCGTTGGAGGTTCTGTTCTCGGATGGCTCTGGGTCATATAG